The following are from one region of the Nicotiana tomentosiformis chromosome 7, ASM39032v3, whole genome shotgun sequence genome:
- the LOC104103292 gene encoding uncharacterized protein has translation MELFQNQRFIQNYRRRLGIDVATSNVNGKIWLFLDSVVQWDLLIDTEQQLTIRVYHQDIGKYIMMTFVYAKCSSLDILELWDSLYYLASDMELPWLVGGDFNVLLNEKEKIGGLSVYPPEYEDFAFCVNSCELFDTGYKGSPFTWWNGRPNAECIFRRLDRIFVNSPFQSLFPTTEVEHLIRTGSDHAPLFMTCGDKTTTFAKPFKFLNFWTKHASFMEVVRQNWQADFTCDPFLMFKQKLKRVKIALSKWSRLTYGDIFKQRSLREDVVRIKKMFFEEEPTVKNRIEEVKAVIFALSGENESWPDGLTGIFFQECWDIIGEDIHEMLKLFYGGSSLPKSTTHTNLVLLPNKQQVQTFTDLRPISLSNFVNKVISRVVHDRLEKILPSLISSNQSGFVKGRSIFENILLTQEIITNIRLRGKPANVVIKLDMAKAYDRVSWKYLMHVLRKMGFAECFINMIWNLISNNWYSVLINGQASGFFHSTRGVKQGDPLSPALFILSTERKILEAWEEVEHEILWERNRGSTNVWHENWTGLGALYHIVPNNYIVNEDIQEVAELRVDDTWDEQLLAQSFPTDIAQHIRQEVLFDTTEDS, from the exons ATGGAACTTTTTCAAAATCAAAGGTTTATTCAAAACTACAGGAGGAGACTAGGCATAGATGTTGCCACCTCAAATGTCAATGGCAAGATATGGCTTTTTCTGGATTCAGTTGTGCAGTGGGACTTGTTAATTGACACGGAACAACAACTTACTATCAGAGTCTATCATCAAGATATTGGTAAATATATCATGATGACTTTTGTATATGCAAAGTGCTCATCACTGGACATATTAGAATTATGGGACAGTTTATACTATCTTGCAAGTGACATGGAACTACCATGGCTAGTTGGAGGGGATTTTAATGTGCTTTTGAATGAAAAAGAGAAAATTGGAGGGCTTTCAGTCTATCCTCCAGAATATGAAGACTTTGCCTTTTGTGTAAATTCATGTGAACTCTTTGACACTGGTTACAAAGGAAGTCCcttcacatggtggaatgggaggcCAAATGCAGAATGCATATTTAGAAGACTGGACAGAATCTTTGTCAATTCCCCATTCCAATCTCTATTCCCAACTACAGAGGTTGAGCATCTAATTAGAACAGGCTCGGATCATGCACCACTGTTTATGACTTGTGGTGACAAGACTACCACATTTGCTAAACCATTCAAGTTTCTGAATTTCTGGACAAAACATGCCTCTTTTATGGAGGTGGTTCGACAGAATTGGCAGGCTGACTTCACATGTGACCCCTTCTTAATGTTCAAACAGAAATTAAAAAGAGTTAAGATAGCTCTGTCAAAATGGAGTAGGCTCACTTACGGGGACATCTTCAAGCAACGATCTTTAAGGGAAGATGTTGTCAGAATAAAGAAAATGTTTTTTGAAGAAGAACCAACAGTTAAGAATAGAATT GAGGAGGTAAAGGCAGTGATATTTGCATTAAGTGGTGAAAATGAAAGTTGGCCAGATGGTTTAACAGGCATTTTCTTTCAAGAATGTTGGGATATAATAGGGGAAGACATACATGAGATGCTGAAACTATTTTATGGAGGAAGTTCTTTACCTAAGTCTACAACCCACACAAACCTTGTCTTGCTACCAAACAAACAACAGGTTCAAACATTTACCGACCTAAGGCCTATTAGCTTAAGCAATTTTGTAAACAAAGTTATCTCCAGAGTTGTTCATGATAGGCTGGAAAAAATACTGCCTTCTTTGATCTCTTCCAATCAGTCAGGATTTGTCAAGgggagaagtatatttgaaaacaTTCTGTTAACACAGGAGATTATTACTAACATAAGATTAAGGGGAAAACCTGCCAATGTAGTTATCAAACTTGACATGGCAAAGGCATATGATAGGGTCTCTTGGAAGTATTTAATGCATGTTTTGAGGAAAATGGGATTTGCAGAATGTTTCATCAACATGATATGGAATCTAATTTCCAACAACTGGTATTCTGTTCTGATTAATGGTCAAGCCTCAGGATTCTTTCACTCAACAAGAGGGGTCAAGCAAGGGGATCCTCTCTCTCCAGCCCTATTCATACTCTCTACAGAG AGGAAAATATTAGAAGCTTGGGAAGAGGTGGAGCATGAAATACTATGGGAAAGGAATAGGGGTTCTACTAATGTTTGGCATGAGAATTGGACTGGTTTGGGAGCTCTATACCATATTGTTCCAAATAACTATATAGTCAATGAAGATATACAGGAAGTAGCTGAATTGAGAGTGGATGATACCTGGGATGAGCAGCTACTAGCTCAATCTTTCCCTACGGACATTGCTCAACATATCAGGCAAGAAGTCCTATTTGACACTACTGAAGATTCCTAG